In Entomomonas moraniae, one DNA window encodes the following:
- a CDS encoding efflux RND transporter periplasmic adaptor subunit: MATKNSHTMITTITQHKKWFVTIFIIIISSYFIFLKMHVSPKATTVTTTPVNVVQVKASDVPIWLQAIGSVKAINTVMIKVRADGELQKTYFEEGNTVKKGDLLAEIDPQIYQAQLDQAKSVAAKDKAQLNNALISYNRASKLAQAGAGPSQDVNTYRAQVATLKATIEADQAAIDEAQIQLNFTQIKSPIDGRAGQRLIDVGSIVHASDNTGLVTITQMDPISIQFTVPQNNLAAILLANQKNNVEVIALQPNTDKSIAIGKLTFIDSQVSSNSGQVTLKANFDNKQQNLWPGTLISVKLLLRTDKETLIIPAQAIQQGNEGPFVYVIDKDQKAHVRNVELGAAMGDLRQVTKGLQLTDQVVTSGQYRLTEGSVVNIVKQDNVAVKVGQ; this comes from the coding sequence ATGGCAACTAAAAACAGTCATACGATGATAACGACTATCACACAGCATAAAAAGTGGTTTGTAACTATTTTTATAATAATTATCAGTAGCTATTTTATTTTTCTAAAAATGCACGTATCGCCTAAAGCAACCACCGTAACTACGACGCCGGTCAATGTAGTGCAGGTTAAGGCATCAGATGTTCCCATCTGGTTACAAGCGATCGGTAGTGTTAAAGCCATTAATACTGTTATGATAAAAGTCAGAGCCGATGGTGAGTTACAAAAAACTTATTTTGAAGAGGGGAATACGGTCAAAAAAGGTGATCTGTTAGCCGAGATTGATCCGCAAATATACCAAGCTCAACTTGATCAAGCTAAATCGGTTGCCGCAAAAGACAAAGCTCAATTAAATAATGCATTAATTAGCTATAATCGTGCCAGTAAATTAGCACAAGCGGGTGCTGGTCCTTCACAAGATGTTAATACTTATAGAGCCCAAGTAGCTACTTTGAAAGCCACCATTGAAGCAGATCAAGCAGCTATTGATGAAGCACAGATACAGCTTAATTTTACACAAATTAAATCACCTATTGATGGACGTGCAGGGCAGCGCCTTATAGATGTTGGGAGTATTGTTCATGCGTCTGATAATACAGGGCTCGTAACCATTACCCAAATGGACCCGATTTCTATTCAATTCACTGTTCCTCAAAATAATTTAGCAGCTATTTTATTAGCAAATCAAAAAAATAATGTTGAAGTGATTGCATTACAACCCAATACCGATAAATCTATCGCCATTGGTAAATTAACCTTTATTGATAGCCAAGTATCGAGTAATAGTGGGCAGGTCACCTTAAAAGCTAACTTTGATAATAAACAACAAAATCTGTGGCCGGGAACTTTGATCAGTGTAAAGCTGCTCTTAAGAACAGATAAAGAAACACTAATTATACCCGCACAAGCCATACAGCAAGGTAATGAGGGACCATTTGTTTATGTGATAGATAAAGACCAAAAGGCACATGTCCGTAATGTTGAGCTTGGTGCAGCGATGGGGGATTTACGGCAAGTAACAAAAGGTCTTCAATTGACTGACCAAGTCGTCACCTCTGGGCAATACCGTCTAACAGAAGGAAGCGTTGTTAACATAGTAAAACAAGATAATGTTGCGGTGAAGGTAGGTCAATAA